One genomic segment of Patescibacteria group bacterium includes these proteins:
- a CDS encoding AIR synthase-related protein has product MPRDAYKNEVIDPGDQASQLAKEVCFESHKNCPAVRIIAHQPGNFRGPVGFNWQPHILRAMAEGTEISWKLLEEIETDGAGGKPQFFALIGTPEVFHGLGWEIICMTADDFTRSGRFPTIMNNTIDTKRVVEKNFHLVKALFEGFGEALRIAGLVNITGEFAIMKHSVTAFCDTDEDGQLILNWSASCLGLCHHDRLIDGSKIKPGMPIIGFEENGYRCNGGTFFTNLILAHWGPDIKKILGNQTAIEFTRKLTVPSVYYGKTLIRVNGWNPDGSIADPIVNMAGIAHITGGGIWGKFRELLPEGVGANLNTMPKPPEILREAQELSLSHKGLELSDLQAHGTFHGGCGMIVVCASEKDADTLIEEAAKDGIRANRIGETTESPMREVIINSQFKEGRILSSNEL; this is encoded by the coding sequence ATGCCAAGGGATGCTTACAAGAATGAAGTGATTGACCCGGGTGACCAGGCTTCGCAATTGGCGAAAGAAGTATGCTTTGAGAGCCATAAAAATTGTCCGGCCGTTAGAATTATTGCCCATCAGCCAGGAAATTTCAGGGGGCCGGTTGGTTTTAACTGGCAGCCGCATATCCTAAGAGCGATGGCCGAAGGAACGGAAATTTCCTGGAAACTGCTTGAGGAAATAGAAACTGACGGCGCTGGCGGCAAACCGCAATTTTTCGCTCTTATCGGCACCCCTGAAGTCTTCCACGGTCTGGGGTGGGAAATTATTTGCATGACCGCCGATGATTTCACCCGGTCCGGAAGATTCCCGACTATCATGAATAACACCATTGACACCAAGAGGGTAGTAGAAAAAAATTTCCATCTAGTAAAGGCCTTGTTCGAAGGCTTTGGGGAAGCTTTGCGAATAGCCGGTTTAGTTAATATTACCGGTGAATTCGCTATTATGAAACACAGTGTGACCGCTTTTTGCGACACCGACGAAGATGGCCAGTTAATCCTTAACTGGAGCGCGTCTTGCTTGGGCCTCTGCCATCATGACAGACTTATAGACGGCTCTAAAATCAAACCGGGTATGCCGATTATCGGGTTTGAAGAAAATGGCTATCGGTGCAACGGCGGTACTTTTTTCACTAATCTTATCCTCGCCCATTGGGGCCCGGATATAAAAAAAATTTTGGGAAACCAAACCGCCATTGAGTTTACCCGGAAACTGACTGTTCCTTCGGTCTATTACGGGAAAACCTTAATAAGGGTGAATGGTTGGAATCCCGACGGCAGTATCGCAGATCCGATCGTAAACATGGCTGGTATTGCCCACATCACCGGCGGAGGAATTTGGGGCAAATTCCGGGAACTTTTGCCGGAAGGTGTTGGGGCGAATCTGAACACAATGCCAAAACCTCCGGAAATTTTGCGGGAAGCGCAAGAGCTGTCGTTGAGTCATAAGGGATTAGAGTTATCCGATCTTCAGGCCCATGGCACTTTTCACGGCGGTTGCGGAATGATCGTGGTTTGCGCCTCGGAAAAGGACGCTGACACTCTCATCGAAGAGGCCGCCAAAGACGGAATTCGAGCCAACAGAATTGGCGAAACTACTGAGTCGCCAATGCGAGAAGTTATAATCAACTCACAATTCAAAGAAGGCCGAATTCTTTCATCAAACGAACTGTAA
- a CDS encoding methyltransferase domain-containing protein, whose product MDKQTQKNLLNLVKANYEEISGQFNQTRKKYLWPELIKLTEKIKTGDKILDVGCGNGRLLEAFKNKRIDYLGIDSSENLIEHAKKLHPKNKFIVGDILDLGKIPEINFDYVFSIALFHHLPGDDLRIAALRQLKNKVGEEGKIIIAVWNLWSQAKFRKLIFKFTLLKIIKKNLPAGRMDFGDILFDWKSPDGKAQSRRYYHAFTKMELRKIIKKAGLKIEKLYKDKYNYYAILKK is encoded by the coding sequence ATGGATAAGCAAACCCAAAAAAATCTGCTAAATCTGGTCAAAGCTAACTACGAGGAAATTTCTGGCCAATTTAACCAAACCCGAAAAAAATATTTATGGCCGGAACTAATTAAGTTAACGGAAAAAATTAAAACCGGGGATAAAATTTTAGATGTGGGTTGCGGCAACGGCCGCTTGCTGGAAGCGTTTAAAAATAAAAGGATTGACTACTTGGGGATTGACTCTAGTGAAAATCTTATAGAACACGCCAAAAAACTTCATCCTAAAAATAAATTTATTGTCGGTGATATTTTGGATTTAGGCAAAATCCCGGAAATAAACTTTGATTATGTTTTCTCCATTGCCCTTTTTCATCATCTCCCCGGTGATGATTTACGGATCGCCGCCTTAAGGCAGTTGAAAAATAAAGTGGGCGAAGAGGGAAAAATAATCATTGCGGTCTGGAATCTATGGAGCCAGGCGAAATTCAGAAAATTAATTTTTAAATTCACTTTGCTCAAAATAATTAAAAAAAATCTGCCCGCGGGCAGAATGGATTTTGGCGATATTTTGTTTGACTGGAAAAGTCCGGATGGCAAGGCCCAAAGCCGACGCTACTACCATGCTTTCACAAAAATGGAATTAAGAAAAATCATAAAAAAAGCTGGTTTAAAAATTGAAAAACTATACAAAGATAAATATAATTATTACGCGATTTTAAAAAAATAA